AGGAGCGGCAGCGCCCGAGCAACATGCCTTGCTCGCAGCGCAAGACCCCGCGTGGCATCGCTGACGATGAGCATCGCGATGCAGGTCCCCCCGAAGAACAGCATGACGCCGTAGCGGCGCATCCAGCGGTACGCCTCGCCCTCGGTGCCGAGGAACGCTCCGTACAGGACGAGGAACCCCGCCGCCGCAGGCCCGAGCCACCTCAGCGCGCGCAGCTTGCGGGTGGACACGGCACTCAGCGTGCGCAGCCACGCGCCGCAGAGCAGCCAGCACAGCGCCTGCAAGGCGGCGGCCGGAAGCACCAGCGCCCTGAACAGGTGGTTCGGCAAGCCATGGCGCGCAGCGCGGCTGATCGAGACGCATCCGTCGATGAACGGGTTGCACGGCTCGATGAACCCCAGGCGCGCCGACAGCGCGAACGCGACGACCGTCGCGACGAGCGGCAGCAGTCCTGCCAGAAGTGGCAGCGGCCAGGCCGGCCAGCCGAACGCGGGCTGCGTGTGTCCCTCGGGCGGCCGGGGGGATGCCTGGTGTTGCAACTCGTGTTCCCGGCTCGGGCCAAGGCCCGCAGATCGCGGGTCGGCACCTTCAAGCGCCGCGCGTCAGGTCGGGCAATCCGGGCGTGACAGGTTCTTCGCCCCGCTGCGAGGACGATGAAAACAGGTCCTGCGTCGACAGTTCCGGCCCCGCGGCGGAGCCGATCATTCCCTCCTCCTGCAAGCGCTCGGCCGGGTTGGCGAACTCGCTGGCCTCGCCGCGCGTCGCGGTCGCCTCCTCGTCGTCATCCATTGGATCAGGGCCGAAGGAGCCCAGGCCCTCTCCGGCGGGCGATAGGCCGCGGTACTTGAGAACGAAATGGGTCGTCAGTGCGCCGGCGGCAATGGCGAGCATGTATTTCAACAACTTCATGGGAACCTCCTTCACACCGGCCAGGTGGCAAGCCACGCGCCTGCCGCGGGCCGCGCCGAAAAGAAGGCCTGCCCAGCGTGCAATCGCCAATGGACTAGGAAAAGAGGAAGCCGCGCTTCCTCTTTTGCCGATGGCTCTTGGCGAGCCGATCACCACAATGAATTCGTGCGTGCCCGCATCGGCGGCGGTCGCCCCTTCGGCGCACGGCGGAGGAACTCTTTCGTGGAACATCAACCCGACTTGCATCGCGACCTGTCCGAACTCAGTTCGCCGCGCATCTTCCAGGCCACCGGCGACACGCCGAAGCAGATCCATGCGCTCATCGAGTCGTTCGCGGCGCAGGGCCACTCGTACGGCCGGGTGTGCAGCATTCCCCTGAGCGCCGACAAAGGTGCGCTGCATCTCGACGACCCGCTTCTGCCGGTGGGTGTCGTGCCCGGCGTAGAGTTGTCCGGTGCCGAAGCCTTCCTGTCGCCTCAGCACAAGGCAGAGCAGGCGGCCCTGCAGCACATCGCCGGCACGCTGTTGATGCAGTCGGGTCAGGGCAAGTTCATCGTCGACCACATCAACGCGCTCAACCAGGACGACTTGCGGCTCGTGGTCGACGTCCACCTCTGCGCCGAATATCCGATGGCCGAAGCCGGTTTCCTGCGGCGCGACTCGATCGGACGGACGCTGTTCAGCATCCACGCCTATGACCACGACGTGGCGATTCCCGGTCCGGAAATACTGCTGAACCCGCCGCCACTGTCGCCGATCCGCTGGCTGCGCGGCGACCTCATCAAGGGCCTCGTGCCGCCGGCCTTCCTGACCGGACTCTCGGCGTTGTGGAGTCAGCCGCCCGGTAACAGCATCGCCTGCGCCGAGATGCCGCCCCACGGATGCATCGGGTGGATCGAGGAGCTGGTCTATCACACGCAGCCGCTGACGTCGCAGCGCCAGTTGCATTGTTCGAGACAAGACTTTGCAAGCATCGCCACGCAGGCCCTCGCGCTGGTCGAGAACAATCAGGAAGCGCAAGCATTCTGGGCGCGGTGGTTGGCGGGTCAGACGGGGATGGCACCGCGCAGCGACTTGAATGCGCCCAGTGTGCTCCAGCAACTGCTGCTTCATGTCTGCGACGCCCGCAAGGGCGCGCTCACGCAGGCTGATGTTCAACCGGTCACCGCAATGAACCCGCAGGTAGGGCAGATGCTGCTCGGCGCCACGATCTGGCGCAAGCCGTCGACGTTCGTCTCCACGAAGCTTCGGTGGGAAGCCAAGACCCAAGGCGGCATGAATGCGGTCGTGGACGGAATCGCCGAAGGACATCAAAAGCTGCCCGGTCTCACCCGGCAGATGAGCCAGAAAGTGGTGGAGGGCACCGTCCTTGCGGAACCTCCGAAGCGACGGTTCGTCCGGCTGCTGGTCATGGCTGTCCCCCGCCGCTCCATCGATGCAGGACTGCGCCATGTCGCGCATCCCGTGAACTTCCAGGCCGACGCCAAAGTGGCGGCCGACACTCGCACGTTGCTGCAATGGTTCGGCGAGCTGGCGTCCACCTATGCCCGAATCTGCAGCCTGCCGTTGAGCGTCAAGGGAAAAGCTTTGGACCTGGGCACTCCCGGGCGGCCGATGGGTGTGCTGCCGGGATACGAGAACGGGGCGGGACCCGCCTACCAGCGTTCGGAGACGTTCCTCGTCGGTGAAAATCAGAAACTGCACGTGCCGCTGCGCAATGTCGTGCTCTCGCTGCTGGAGCGATCGGGGCAGGCGAAGTACATCGTCGACAACGCCGATGCCATGCTCGGCGACAAGTGGAAGCTGGTGGTGGATGTCCACTTCTGCACCAAATTTCCGGCGGAGAAGGGCGGCTACCTGCGCCGCGACTCGCCGGGCAACGTGCTGTTCAGCGCGATCGTCTACGACCACGACCAACCGATCCCCGGCCCCGAATACGTGCTCAACCCGCGCGACCCTTCGGGCACGCAGTGGAACCCCAGCCGCGCGGAGTGCATCAAGCGAATGGCCCCGACACTGTTCCTCGAACACCTGGGCGACCAGTGGGTCAAGTTGCCGCTCGGCAGCGAGATCGTCCGCGCCCCGGTAGGTCCCCACGGTTGCATCGCGTGGGTCGAGGAGCTGGTGCATCACTCGCAGATGCCGCTGCTGCAGCACCGGCCCAACGCGACCGTCCCCAAGGCCGTCTTCCTCTACCGGCTCGGCATGGAACTGCATCGTTGTTTCGGCTTCGAGCGTGCCAATGCGTTCCAGCAGGCATACGCGAGCGGCCGGCCCCTGCACAACGCAGCGCCGGTCGAATCCATGCTGATGAACATTTGCACCGGCCCCGGAGATGACGTCTCGGTGTCCCAGATCGAACAGCTGGCGCAGCACGACGCGGCGCTCGCCAAGGCACTTCAGTTGGAGCTGGACTGGCAGCCGGCCGCGCAGTCGCCCGACCCGATGCGCCACGTGACCATGGTCGACGGGCACCTGCAATCCCAGCAGCCGATGCCGCGGCTGGTGCGTCAGGTCAGCCAGGAACTGACGAACCGCACCGCGCTGCCGGCGCCGGCCAAGCTCCGGTTCATCCGCGCACTGGTGATGGCGGTACCGCGCAGCTGAAGCATGCCGAAGGCGTCGAGATCGCAAGCACCTGCCTCGCACGCAGCGCGGTCTCGAAGAGGCCGTCGCTACGACCTGGGCTATTGGCAGCAGCGTGCTGGTGGCGCTCGTCTACTACGTCACCCACGTTCGCACCCTGGCGCGGCGCCCATCGACCTTGGGTCGTGCTTGCAGCTGCGAACGCGCCGCCTATAGTCTTCGAGCGTATCCCTACGCGGCGAGGAGGTGCCATGGAAAACTGGATGAGCCGGTGGTTTCGCGTTGTGCGTGCGCCGGGCATGACGATGGACCAGCCCTTCATGCGGATGGGCCGGTAGTGCGCTGGTGTCTGCGTCGATCTCAAGCCGTGCGCCGTCCTTCTCGCCTCGTCGTCTGCGCGGTCACAGCCGTCGCCGTCACGGCTGCGACGTCATGCATGAGCACGCGATCGGACTGGCGAACCGCCAGCCGCCAGCCGGTGGGCCTTGCCCCGGATCCCGCGGCGGTCAAGGAAGCGGTGGTGCAGGTGTACGGAGCTCGCACCATCGGGGCCAAGGGCCTCTTCGGCGTGCACACCTGGGTCGCGGTCAAGCCGACTGAAGCGCAGCAGTGGACGGTCTACGAAGTGGTGGGGTGGCGGCTGCGCTGGTCGCCCAGCGCCGTCGTCGTGCACAGCCGTCCACCGGACGCGCGCTGGTTCGGCTCGGCGCCGGAGCTTTACGCCGACCGGCGTGGAGCAGGCGTCGACAAGCTGATCGAGCGCATCGACAGGGCGGCTCACGCGTATCCCTACAGCGCCGAATACCGGGTGTGGCCCGGCCCCAACTCGAACACCTTCACCGCGTGGATCGCCCGGGCGGTGCCGGAGCTGGAGGTCGATCTTCCGGCCACCGCCATCGGCAAGGACTACCTCGGCAGCTCCATCGTCGGCGCTGCGCCGAGCGGCAGCGGCCTTCAGTTGTCGCTGGGCGGGGTGCTGGGCGTGGCGGTGAGCGGCGTCGATGGCTTCGAACTCAACGTGCTCGGATTGAACTTCGGGGTCAATCAGAACGGGCTGAAGCTGCCCATGGTGGGACGGATCGGAAGCAGCTCGGTGTACCCGCTGCGCCGACCCGACCTCCCTTGACGGCCAAGGGCGCATAGCGCACTCGGCTCGAGGGGGCGAACGCCGCGGGGCCAGCGCCGCCAGCCGGTCGGTGTCGAGCTTCGTCGGCGACACGAAGCCCTGCATGGCGGGCTGCTCGCTGCGCTGGACCTCGTTGCGCGCGTGTTGCAGGCCGACCATCGCGAGCTCGATGCGCGCCTTGACCCGCTGCGCCTGCGCGTCGGCGACCTCGACGCGCACCTGCAGTTCACGCAGCGTGCGCTCGTCCAGCAGCACGATGAATTCACCCCCGCCGGATGTCGAGGTCGACATCGCGCAGCGCATGGGCCTCGACCTCGCCCGGTCGACCGCTTTGGGCGATGATCGCCTCCTCGGCTCGAACCGCGAACAAGGAGACCCGGCTTGACCAGCCTGCAACAACGCCTGCTCGGCCTGACGCCAGCCGACATCCAGGGCATCCGACGCGGCATCGAGAAGGAGAGCCTGCGCGCGCTGCCCGGCGGCCGACTCGCCCT
The Piscinibacter sp. XHJ-5 DNA segment above includes these coding regions:
- a CDS encoding DUF3750 domain-containing protein, producing the protein MSTRSDWRTASRQPVGLAPDPAAVKEAVVQVYGARTIGAKGLFGVHTWVAVKPTEAQQWTVYEVVGWRLRWSPSAVVVHSRPPDARWFGSAPELYADRRGAGVDKLIERIDRAAHAYPYSAEYRVWPGPNSNTFTAWIARAVPELEVDLPATAIGKDYLGSSIVGAAPSGSGLQLSLGGVLGVAVSGVDGFELNVLGLNFGVNQNGLKLPMVGRIGSSSVYPLRRPDLP